One Mycoplasmopsis caviae DNA segment encodes these proteins:
- the nusG gene encoding transcription termination/antitermination protein NusG gives MDSNFQWYMISTVSGKEDKVVEALKNRIISEQVEDCFNHKATEDGAFKIFKKPVLTPKELEKQRNGEEYKIKYINMYSGYIFINMDMTDRAWFIVRNTQYVTGLIGSSGRGAKPTPVSQHQMDKSFKKELKLQQDFEKGIVNTQFQIGEIVEVVDGPFKGEQGRVLECSESNKRVTVEIEYLGKKTPADFDYREIKSQEHE, from the coding sequence ATGGATTCAAACTTTCAATGATATATGATTAGTACAGTTTCAGGCAAGGAAGACAAAGTTGTTGAAGCACTAAAAAACAGAATTATTAGTGAACAGGTTGAAGATTGTTTCAATCATAAAGCTACTGAAGATGGTGCGTTTAAAATCTTTAAGAAACCTGTGCTTACACCAAAAGAACTTGAAAAACAAAGAAATGGTGAAGAATACAAAATTAAATATATTAATATGTATTCAGGTTACATTTTTATTAATATGGATATGACTGATAGGGCCTGATTTATTGTGCGTAACACTCAATATGTAACTGGTCTAATTGGTTCATCAGGTAGAGGTGCTAAACCAACACCAGTTTCACAGCACCAAATGGATAAAAGTTTTAAAAAAGAACTTAAATTACAACAAGATTTTGAAAAAGGAATTGTCAATACACAATTCCAAATTGGTGAAATAGTTGAGGTTGTTGATGGACCATTTAAAGGCGAACAAGGTAGAGTTTTAGAGTGTTCAGAATCAAATAAAAGAGTAACTGTTGAAATAGAATATTTAGGTAAGAAAACTCCTGCAGATTTTGATTATAGAGAAATTAAAAGTCAAGAACATGAATAA
- a CDS encoding DNA cytosine methyltransferase, translated as MKKLVKIFKDFKAESSTSKLKKQKSLTKINLNKYYQTFVPFPNNKDARYKMIDLFAGIGGIRLGFYKTEAVNVVFSSEIDKFAIKTYKANFGEIPYGDITKIDAKSIPDHDILVGGFPCQAFSQAGKRLGFDDTRGTLFFEIARIISEKRPKTFLLENVRNLKTHNKGKTFKTIISTLQKLNYCIYTTTFKAKDFGIPQNRERIYIVGFDTNTVSNYNDFTFPTPDYSKTCVGDILENTVDDKYTISNALWQGHQKRKLAHIEKGNGFGYSLFNKDSAYTNTISARYYKDGSEILIEQENKNPRKITPREAARLQGFPENFIIPVSDTQSYKQFGNSVAVPVIYAIAKEIIKILDINLK; from the coding sequence ATGAAAAAATTAGTTAAAATTTTTAAGGATTTTAAGGCAGAATCATCCACTAGTAAATTAAAAAAACAAAAATCATTAACTAAAATAAATCTTAATAAGTATTATCAAACTTTTGTACCATTTCCAAACAATAAAGATGCAAGGTATAAAATGATTGATTTGTTTGCTGGAATTGGTGGGATTAGACTTGGTTTTTATAAAACAGAAGCTGTTAATGTTGTATTTAGCAGTGAAATTGACAAGTTTGCTATTAAAACATACAAAGCTAATTTTGGTGAAATCCCTTATGGTGATATAACAAAAATTGATGCTAAATCTATACCTGATCATGATATTTTAGTTGGTGGTTTTCCGTGCCAAGCTTTTAGCCAAGCAGGCAAGAGACTTGGCTTTGATGATACGCGCGGGACATTATTTTTTGAAATCGCTAGAATAATCAGTGAGAAAAGACCAAAGACCTTTTTACTTGAAAATGTAAGAAATCTTAAAACACATAATAAGGGTAAAACATTCAAAACAATTATCTCGACCTTGCAAAAATTAAATTATTGTATTTACACTACTACTTTTAAAGCAAAGGATTTTGGTATTCCCCAAAATAGAGAGCGCATTTATATCGTTGGTTTTGATACGAATACAGTTTCGAATTACAATGATTTTACATTTCCAACGCCTGATTACTCTAAAACTTGTGTTGGCGATATTCTTGAAAATACTGTTGATGATAAGTATACAATTTCAAATGCATTATGACAAGGTCATCAAAAAAGAAAATTAGCACACATAGAAAAAGGCAATGGATTTGGATACAGTTTATTCAACAAAGACAGTGCTTATACAAACACAATTTCAGCAAGATACTATAAAGATGGAAGTGAAATTTTAATTGAGCAAGAGAACAAAAATCCAAGAAAAATAACCCCTCGTGAGGCCGCAAGACTCCAAGGATTTCCAGAGAATTTTATTATTCCTGTTAGTGATACACAAAGTTATAAGCAATTTGGCAATTCGGTTGCTGTTCCAGTAATTTATGCAATTGCTAAGGAAATAATTAAAATATTGGATATTAATTTAAAATAA
- the dcm gene encoding DNA (cytosine-5-)-methyltransferase: MNSKTRIEKDENGVPVGQLIKEKRLRLQMTQMQLADALGMSKYGCRSIRGWEKGENIPSLVSLNRILNIPENIPFPNIENARYKLVDLFAGIGGNRLGFYKTEAINVVFSSEIDKFVAKTYKANFGETPYGDITKIDTKSIPDHDILVGDFSIHDFKEIRKKININRFTGTLFYDIAKIIKEKKPKVFLLESDKKLEDHKRDIIVWAIETLFKEFNYCVYSSVFNAKDFGIPQNRERIYIVGFDMNSVLNYNDFTFPTPDYSKTCVSEILESKVSEKYTLSNKLWQNYQNEKTNINNCLFNKNSEYTNTINAWYRKNYADILIEQENKNPRKITPREAARLQGFPDNFIIPVSDTQSYKQFGDSTAVPVIYAIAKKIIELLDKNTK, translated from the coding sequence ATGAATAGTAAAACAAGAATTGAAAAAGATGAAAATGGCGTTCCAGTTGGACAACTAATTAAAGAAAAGCGTTTAAGACTTCAAATGACTCAAATGCAATTAGCTGATGCACTCGGTATGTCGAAATATGGTTGCCGTTCAATAAGAGGTTGAGAAAAAGGTGAAAATATACCATCCTTAGTATCCTTAAACCGAATTTTAAACATTCCTGAAAATATACCTTTCCCAAACATAGAAAATGCGAGATATAAACTAGTCGATTTGTTTGCTGGCATTGGCGGAAACAGACTTGGTTTTTATAAGACAGAAGCTATTAATGTTGTATTTAGCAGTGAAATTGACAAGTTTGTTGCTAAAACATACAAAGCTAATTTTGGTGAAACTCCTTATGGTGATATAACAAAAATTGATACTAAATCTATACCTGACCATGATATTTTAGTTGGGGACTTTTCTATCCATGACTTTAAAGAAATTAGAAAAAAGATAAATATTAATCGTTTTACAGGGACATTATTTTATGATATTGCAAAAATTATAAAAGAAAAAAAACCTAAGGTTTTCTTACTTGAAAGCGACAAAAAACTAGAAGATCATAAAAGAGATATAATAGTTTGAGCAATTGAAACACTATTTAAAGAATTTAATTATTGTGTTTACTCTTCAGTTTTTAATGCAAAAGATTTTGGAATTCCGCAAAATCGAGAACGTATTTATATTGTTGGTTTTGATATGAATTCAGTTCTAAATTACAATGATTTTACATTCCCAACGCCAGATTACTCTAAAACTTGTGTTAGTGAAATCCTTGAGTCAAAAGTTAGCGAAAAATATACACTTTCGAATAAGTTATGACAAAATTATCAAAATGAAAAAACCAATATTAATAATTGCTTATTCAATAAAAACAGCGAATACACAAATACTATTAACGCTTGATATCGCAAGAATTATGCTGATATTTTAATTGAGCAAGAGAACAAAAACCCAAGAAAAATAACCCCTCGTGAGGCTGCAAGACTCCAAGGTTTTCCAGATAACTTTATCATTCCTGTTAGTGATACACAAAGTTATAAGCAATTTGGCGACTCAACTGCTGTGCCAGTAATTTATGCAATTGCTAAGAAAATTATTGAATTATTAGACAAAAACACAAAATAA
- the rsmG gene encoding 16S rRNA (guanine(527)-N(7))-methyltransferase RsmG has protein sequence MAYREITKKDLLKKYDLKIKELKEYAQMIYDQNKVMNITGFKTLKDIYEQGILDSILAFENYVMQFDDRLEGKKILDIGSGAGFPSIPLLIALDNSFELTIIEAQEKRCDFLNKVKERFNLNVNIINNRVESVLNYKNYFDIITARAFASIKVICLSSMHLLKDNRKFVLLKGENFKQELLDLYSVNELTSLSFEAAEYDNLAGGLSYVVVFDKIKVPKTWPLPWVKISKM, from the coding sequence ATGGCATATAGAGAAATTACAAAAAAAGATTTACTAAAAAAATATGATTTAAAAATTAAAGAATTAAAAGAATATGCTCAAATGATCTATGATCAAAACAAGGTAATGAACATTACAGGCTTTAAAACGCTAAAAGATATTTATGAACAAGGTATTTTAGATTCAATTTTAGCTTTTGAAAATTATGTGATGCAATTTGATGATAGATTAGAAGGAAAGAAAATACTTGACATAGGATCTGGTGCTGGTTTTCCATCAATTCCTTTGTTGATTGCACTAGACAATAGTTTTGAATTGACAATCATTGAGGCACAAGAAAAAAGATGTGATTTTCTTAATAAAGTTAAGGAAAGATTTAACTTGAATGTTAATATAATTAATAATAGAGTTGAAAGTGTTTTGAACTATAAAAACTATTTTGACATCATAACTGCAAGAGCTTTTGCAAGCATAAAAGTAATTTGCTTATCATCAATGCATTTATTAAAAGACAATAGAAAATTTGTATTACTAAAAGGCGAAAATTTTAAACAAGAATTATTAGATCTTTATTCAGTTAATGAACTTACTAGCCTTTCATTTGAAGCTGCTGAATATGATAATCTCGCTGGTGGGTTGTCATATGTTGTTGTTTTTGATAAGATTAAGGTTCCTAAAACTTGACCGCTACCATGAGTAAAAATTTCTAAAATGTAA